Proteins found in one Perca fluviatilis chromosome 9, GENO_Pfluv_1.0, whole genome shotgun sequence genomic segment:
- the LOC120565395 gene encoding histone H2A-like, which translates to MSGRGKTGGKARAKAKTRSSRAGLQFPVGRVHRLLRKGNYAQRVGAGAPVYLAAVLEYLTAEILELAGNAARDNKKTRIIPRHLQLAVRNDEELNKLLGGVTIAQGGVLPNIQAVLLPKKTEKPAKK; encoded by the coding sequence ATGTCTGGACGAGGAAAAACCGGAGGCAAAGCTAGAGCTAAGGCCAAGACCAGGTCTTCTCGTGCCGGGCTTCAGTTCCCAGTCGGCCGTGTCCACAGGCTGCTCCGCAAAGGGAACTACGCTCAGCGTGTCGGTGCCGGAGCCCCGGTGTACCTGGCGGCCGTGCTGGAGTACCTGACCGCTGAGATCCTGGAGCTGGCTGGAAACGCTGCCCGCGACAACAAGAAGACCCGCATCATCCCCCGCCATCTGCAGCTGGCCGTCCGCAACGACGAGGAGCTCAACAAGCTGCTGGGCGGAGTGACCATCGCCCAGGGCGGCGTGCTGCCCAACATCCAGGCCGTCCTGCTGCCCAAGAAGACCGAGAAGCCCGCCAAGAAGTAA
- the LOC120565399 gene encoding histone H2B — protein sequence MPEPAKSAPKKGSKKAVTKAAGKGGKKRRKSRKESYAIYVYKVLKQVHPDTGISSKAMGIMNSFVSDIFERIAGEASRLAHYNKRSTITSREIQTAVRLLLPGELAKHAVSEGTKAVTKYTSSK from the coding sequence ATGCCTGAACCAGCCAAGTCCGCCCCGAAGAAGGGCTCCAAGAAAGCCGTGACCAAGGCCGCCGGCAAGGGcgggaagaagaggagaaagagcaggaaggagagctacGCCATCTACGTGTACAAGGTGCTGAAGCAGGTGCACCCCGACACCGGCATCTCCTCCAAGGCCATGGGCATCATGAACTCGTTTGTGAGCGACATCTTTGAGCGCATCGCCGGCGAGGCGTCCCGTCTGGCTCACTACAACAAGCGCTCCACCATCACTTCTCGCGAGATCCAGACCGCCGTGAGGCTGCTGCTGCCCGGGGAGCTGGCCAAGCACGCCGTGTCCGAGGGCACCAAGGCCGTCACCAAGTACACCAGCTCAAAGTAA
- the LOC120565389 gene encoding histone H1-like, which translates to MAEEVAPAPAAAPAKAAKKKVTKPKKAGPSVRDLILKAVSASKERNGVSAAALKKALAAGGYDVDKNKSRVNTAIKSLVAKETLVQTKGTGASGSFKLNKKVAETKAKKPAAKKPAAPKAAKKPAAAKKPAAAKKPKKAPAAKKAAAAKKSPKKVKKPAAAAAKKVAKSPKKAVKSPKKVVKKAPAAAKKAPAKKVAKPKVKKAAPKKK; encoded by the coding sequence ATGGCAGAAGAAGTAGCTCCAGCTCCAGCCGCGGCGCCGGCAAAAGCCGCCAAAAAGAAGGTGACCAAGCCGAAGAAGGCCGGGCCCAGCGTCCGCGACCTGATCCTTAAAGCGGTGTCCGCGTCCAAGGAGCGGAACGGCGTGTCCGCGGCCGCCCTGAAGAAGGCTCTGGCCGCCGGAGGCTACGATGTGGACAAGAACAAGTCCCGCGTCAACACCGCCATCAAAAGCCTGGTGGCGAAGGAGACTCTGGTCCAGACCAAGGGGACCGGGGCGTCCGGATCCTTCAAGCTCAACAAGAAGGTGGCCGAAACTAAGGCCAAGAAGCCAGCGGCCAAGAAGCCAGCGGCTCCGAAAGCCGCCAAGAAGCCCGCCGCCGCCAAGAAACCCGCCGCGGCCAAGAAGCCCAAGAAGGCCCCGGCAGCCAAGAAGGCAGCGGCCGCTAAGAAGTCCCCGAAGAAGGTGAAGAAACCCGCCGCAGCGGCGGCCAAGAAAGTGGCCAAGAGCCCCAAGAAGGCGGTGAAGAGCCCCAAGAAGGTGGTGAAGAAGGCCCCGGCTGCTGCCAAGAAAGCCCCCGCCAAGAAGGTCGCCAAACCCAAAGTGAAGAAAGCGGCACCCAAGAAGAAGTGA
- the LOC120565398 gene encoding histone H2B codes for MPEPAKSAPKKGSKKAVTKAAGKGGKKRRKSRKESYAIYVYKVLKQVHPDTGISSKAMGIMNSFVSDIFERIAGEASRLAHYNKRSTITSREIQTAVRLLLPGELAKHAVSEGTKAVTKYTSSK; via the coding sequence ATGCCTGAACCAGCCAAGTCCGCCCCGAAGAAGGGCTCCAAGAAAGCCGTGACCAAGGCCGCCGGCAAGGGcgggaagaagaggagaaagagcaggaaggagagctacGCCATCTACGTGTACAAGGTGCTGAAGCAGGTGCACCCCGACACCGGCATCTCCTCCAAGGCCATGGGCATCATGAACTCGTTTGTGAGCGACATCTTTGAGCGCATCGCCGGCGAGGCGTCCCGTCTGGCTCACTACAACAAGCGCTCCACCATCACTTCTCGCGAGATCCAGACCGCCGTGAGGCTGCTGCTGCCCGGGGAGCTGGCCAAGCACGCCGTGTCCGAGGGCACCAAGGCCGTCACCAAGTACACCAGCTCCAAGTAA
- the LOC120565392 gene encoding histone H3, whose translation MARTKQTARKSTGGKAPRKQLATKAARKSAPATGGVKKPHRYRPGTVALREIRRYQKSTELLIRKLPFQRLVREIAQDFKTDLRFQSSAVMALQEASEAYLVGLFEDTNLCAIHAKRVTIMPKDIQLARRIRGERA comes from the coding sequence ATGGCCAGAACCAAGCAGACCGCCCGTAAATCCACCGGAGGAAAAGCTCCCAGGAAGCAGCTGGCCACCAAGGCTGCCCGTAAGAGCGCCCCGGCCACCGGCGGAGTGAAGAAGCCTCACCGTTACAGGCCCGGTACCGTGGCTCTGAGAGAGATCCGTCGCTACCAGAAGTCCACCGAGCTGCTGATCCGCAAGCTGCCCTTCCAGCGCCTGGTGAGGGAGATCGCTCAGGACTTCAAGACCGACCTGCGCTTCCAGAGCTCCGCCGTCATGGCTCTGCAGGAGGCCAGCGAGGCTTACCTGGTCGGCCTCTTCGAGGACACCAACCTGTGCGCCATCCACGCCAAGAGGGTCACCATCATGCCCAAAGACATCCAGCTGGCCCGCCGCATCCGCGGAGAGAGGGCTTAA